The Aethina tumida isolate Nest 87 chromosome 6, icAetTumi1.1, whole genome shotgun sequence genome has a segment encoding these proteins:
- the LOC109602736 gene encoding histone-lysine N-methyltransferase eggless isoform X3, whose protein sequence is MQEDEDLMEIDDTIHNAPIIEQKPLELNTPVSSKQGTNDVVVLDDDEEEGAKQLTPINNNETIIDLIQETRRCINSSCEGKTKDYIIAPDFCLIYYKVKPSKNIVEEICHDCYTQAVIAYDKLAMNAAEGKCVLSVNLPLINETLQIDDSDEEDGNINDLVEYIDEESAQFIKDNLDLVIDEALNKYDIESLAHREVEFVEDSTLNIENQISEISFKVKDLRQSFDTIQIDLYKKFSPNGRELKGLTIIDDFSCSSGTITRYDSAPPKPTVQKPPNPQQKPLQQQPAQSAIRVTTVPGTVSAPSRKSARHHKPVSYAELDDPGNADSPRVTDKLEELAEKIEPPPGLPNFGPMEKPPAKQGDIYYVVREQNPSGPWIRARLSTSIPVGQEVNGNVYDDVHYRLTELKQQRDRIVNGKQIAYMTPSSVRLVIGTRVLAMFTEETKKQNHPYYPGIVGESPHIGNKYRYLIFFDIGYAQYVNHENVHLIFESSKNVWEDMKDDSRSFIKKYIESQDRPMVKLAKDQTVRVEYNGKWWLCTVKHVDCSLATVHFEHLNRTETIYRGSMRLSPMFREEQAATNRHSGIRASRKAGPNESATVVQYRRTDEYPSTIVDDSPTKENDNPVRAVARKSTTPRPLSANSLEHARPFLPPLINTALGPTSKIMVREQVVPKILYFTPRDQMVTQRRYLRHPCGPACRRTLTHNFSKLRGHNPLSKPLLCGWARLTSRARGRKEIVYKTPCGRILRSIAEVHCYLRVTQSEMTVDLFDFNHMVRCLAEFNVDCKPDPADLSKGLEQVPIPVINGVNNDMLDFCHYSTKRVPMEGVHINCEPEFLCGCDCEDDCIDKTKCSCWKLTLEGAKYLGKDVDPNSVGYIYRRLQDQVITGIYECNSRCKCGPTCLNRVVQNPMSLKLQVFRTHNRGWGIRSLNDVPQGTFICIYAGTLHTEAMANEDGMAYGDEYFAELDYIETVEKYKEDYEAEVLEDEEDEDLDDATSKTSKSGGRLTPDFEEEEIMRGVNAKNRRYSDDNDFVCTTKVAGQETGIRTRLRRRNDDDKDTKDPKDAKDSKEVKNTKEVKESKEMKNTKDMKDSKEVKDVKDTKDIKDAKVKEPVVIKQEVTTEINMKAIESLQTDIDTVTISDDEDEGREVLSFNPKSGTTDLDEKSKYNSVRDLFGPNEEVYIMDAKTSGNIGRFLNHSCSPNVFVQNVFVDTQDPRFPWVAFFSSQFIRAGTELTWNYNYDIGSVPGRVLYCHCGSLECKGRLL, encoded by the exons atgcAGGAAGATGAGGATTTGATGGAGATCGATGATACAATCCATAACGCACCGATAATCGAACAAAAGCCGCTAGAATTGAATACGCCCGTCTCAA GCAAACAAGGGACAAACGATGTGGTAGTGTTGGACGACGATGAGGAGGAAGGTGCCAAACAACTGACGCCAATAAACAACAATGAAACAATCATAGATTTAATACAGGAGACAAGACGATGCATCAATTCGTCCTGCGAGGGCAAAACGAAAGACTACATCATCGCCCCCGACTTTTGCCTCATCTACTACAAAGTGAAACCGTCGAAAAACATAGTCGAGGAAATTTGCCATGACTGTTACACCCAAGCC GTGATTGCGTACGATAAATTGGCGATGAACGCGGCCGAAGGCAAATGCGTTTTGAGCGTCAACCTACCTTTGATCAATGAGACACTGCAAATTGATGATTCCGATGAGGAAGATGGAAATATCAATGATTTGGTTGAATACATTGATGAGGAGAGTGCACAGTTCATCAAGGATAATTTGGATTTGGTTATCGATGAGGCTTTGAATAAGTATGACATTGAAAGTTTGGCACATCGAGAAGTGGAGTTTGTTGAAGACAGCACCCTCAATATAGAAA ATCAGATATCTGAAATAAGCTTCAAAGTAAAGGACCTACGCCAGAGCTTTGATACAATCCAAATtgatttgtataaaaagttCAGTCCCAACGGACGTGAACTGAAAGGGCTCACGATCATCGATGACTTTTCCTGTTCGTCTGGTACAATCACTAGATATG attcgGCTCCGCCCAAACCGACGGTACAAAAGCCGCCGAACCCTCAGCAGAAGCCATTGCAACAACAGCCGGCGCAGTCGGCCATTAGGGTGACGACGGTGCCGGGCACGGTGTCGGCGCCGTCGAGGAAGAGTGCCCGCCACCACAAGCCGGTGTCGTACGCCGAACTGGACGACCCGGGCAACGCCGACAGTCCTAGGGTGACCGACAAACTGGAGGAGCTGGCGGAGAAGATCGAGCCGCCTCCCGGTCTGCCCAATTTCGGGCCGATGGAAAAGCCGCCGGCGAAACAGGGCGACATTTACTACGTGGTCAGGGAGCAGAATCCATCCGGGCCGTGGATACGGGCGCGTTTGAGCACCTCCATACCTGTTG GGCAGGAGGTCAACGGGAACGTTTACGATGACGTGCACTACAGGCTGACGGAGCTGAAGCAGCAGCGGGATCGAATCGTCAACGGCAAACAAATTGCGTACATGACCCCCAGTTCGGTGCGTCTTGTTATTGGTACCAGGGTTTTGGCTATGTTCACTGAAGAAACGAAAAAGCAGAATCATCCGTATTACCCCGGAATTGTCGGGGAGTCGCCTCACATAGGCAACAAATATAG atatttaatattcttcgaCATCGGATACGCTCAGTATGTTAATCACGAAAACGTACATTTAATCTTCGAATCCAGCAAGAACGTGTGGGAGGACATGAAAGACGATTCGAGGTCGTTCATAAAGAAGTACATAGAGAGTCAGGACAGGCCAATGGTGAAGCTGGCCAAGGACCAAACTGTACGAGTGGAATACAATGGGAAATGGTGGTTGTGCACGGTCAAACATGTGGACTGTTCATTGGCGACGGTGCATTTCGAACACCTGAATCGTACGGAGACAATTTATCGAGGTTCGATGAGATTGAGTCCGATGTTCAGGGAGGAACAGGCCGCCACTAACAGACACAGTGGGATACGTGCATCAAGAAAGGCCGGTCCA AACGAGTCTGCGACCGTCGTTCAGTACCGGAGGACCGACGAGTATCCGTCGACGATCGTCGACGACTCGCCGACCAAAGAGAACGACAATCCGGTGAGGGCGGTCGCTCGCAAGAGCACGACGCCCCGCCCACTGAGCGCGAACAGCCTCGAACACGCCCGGCCTTTCTTACCGCCGCTTATTAACACCGCCCTCGGTCCCACCTCGAAGATCATGGTAAGGGAACAAGTAGTTCCGAAAATCTTG TACTTCACGCCCAGGGACCAAATGGTGACGCAGCGGAGGTACTTGCGGCATCCGTGCGGTCCTGCGTGTCGCAGGACGTTGACGCACAATTTTTCCAAGCTGCGCGGGCACAATCCGTTGTCGAAGCCGTTGCTGTGCGGCTGGGCCAGGCTGACATCACGGGCTAGGGGCAGGAAGGAGATAGTATACAAGACCCCCTGTGGCAGGATTCTGCGCAGTATTGCTGAG GTGCACTGCTACTTGAGGGTGACTCAGAGCGAAATGACTGTAGATCTGTTTGACTTTAACCACATGGTCCGGTGTTTGGCCGAGTTTAACGTCGATTGCAAGCCGGATCCAGCCGATTTATCTAAAG GGCTTGAACAAGTGCCAATACCTGTGATAAACGGCGTCAACAATGACATGCTAGACTTTTGTCATTACTCCACGAAACGTGTACCGATGGAAGGCGTACACATAAATTGCGAGCCGGAATTCCTGTGCGGCTGCGACTGCGAAGACGACTGCATC GACAAGACGAAGTGCTCGTGCTGGAAACTGACGTTGGAGGGTGCCAAATATCTGGGCAAAGACGTGGACCCCAACTCGGTGGGATACATATACAGACGGCTGCAGGACCAGGTGATAACGGGCATATACGAGTGCAATTCGCGTTGCAAATGCGGACCCACCTGTTTGAATCGCGTCGTCCAGAATCCGATGTCGCTGAAGCTGCAGGTGTTCCGCACCCACAATCGCGGCTGGGGCATCAGGAGTTTGAACGACGTGCCGCAGGGCACGTTCATTTGTATTTATGCCGGCACCTTGCACACTGAGGCTATGGCCAATGAG GATGGAATGGCCTACGGCGACGAATACTTCGCTGAACTAGACTACATAGAAACGGTGGAGAAATACAAGGAGGACTACGAGGCGGAGGTGTTGGAAGACGAAGAAGACGAGGACTTGGACGACGCCACGTCGAAAACGTCGAAGTCCGGTGGTAGGTTGACTCCCGATTTCGAGGAGGAGGAAATAATGCGGGGGGTTAACGCGAAGAACCGACGGTACAGCGACGACAACGACTTCGTATGCACCACCAAGGTGGCCGGACAGGAGACCGGCATTAGGACCAGGTTGAGGAGGAGGAACGACGACGACAAGGATACGAAGGATCCAAAGGATGCGAAGGATTCCAAGGAGGTGAAGAACACAAAGGAAGTGAAGGAATCCAAGGAGATGAAGAACACAAAGGATATGAAGGATAGCAAAGAGGTGAAGGATGTAAAGGACACAAAGGATATCAAAGATGCAAAAGTAAAGGAGCCAGTCGTGATCAAACAAGAGGTCACCACCGAAATCAACATGAAGGCAATAGAATCACTGCAAACAGACATAGATACCGTCACCATCAGTGACGACGAAGATG aGGGAAGAGAAGTGCTGAGCTTCAATCCCAAATCGGGCACGACAGATCTGGACGAGAAATCCAAATACAACTCGGTGAGAGACCTATTTGGACCAAACGAAGAGGTTTACATAATGGATGCCAAAACTTCTGGAAACATCGGAAGATTCCTGAAC CATTCCTGTTCTCCAAACGTTTTCGTACAGAACGTGTTTGTGGACACTCAAGATCCAAGATTTCCTTGGGTGGCGTTTTTCAGTTCGCAGTTTATTAGGGCTGGTACTGAACTGACTTGGAATTACAACTATGATATCGGTAGCGTTCCTGGTAGAGTCCTCTATTGTCATTGTGGTTCTCTAGAATGTAAAGGACGTTTGCTCTAA
- the LOC109602736 gene encoding histone-lysine N-methyltransferase eggless isoform X1: MQEDEDLMEIDDTIHNAPIIEQKPLELNTPVSSKQGTNDVVVLDDDEEEGAKQLTPINNNETIIDLIQETRRCINSSCEGKTKDYIIAPDFCLIYYKVKPSKNIVEEICHDCYTQAVIAYDKLAMNAAEGKCVLSVNLPLINETLQIDDSDEEDGNINDLVEYIDEESAQFIKDNLDLVIDEALNKYDIESLAHREVEFVEDSTLNIENQISEISFKVKDLRQSFDTIQIDLYKKFSPNGRELKGLTIIDDFSCSSGTITRYDSAPPKPTVQKPPNPQQKPLQQQPAQSAIRVTTVPGTVSAPSRKSARHHKPVSYAELDDPGNADSPRVTDKLEELAEKIEPPPGLPNFGPMEKPPAKQGDIYYVVREQNPSGPWIRARLSTSIPVGQEVNGNVYDDVHYRLTELKQQRDRIVNGKQIAYMTPSSVRLVIGTRVLAMFTEETKKQNHPYYPGIVGESPHIGNKYRYLIFFDIGYAQYVNHENVHLIFESSKNVWEDMKDDSRSFIKKYIESQDRPMVKLAKDQTVRVEYNGKWWLCTVKHVDCSLATVHFEHLNRTETIYRGSMRLSPMFREEQAATNRHSGIRASRKAGPNESATVVQYRRTDEYPSTIVDDSPTKENDNPVRAVARKSTTPRPLSANSLEHARPFLPPLINTALGPTSKIMVREQVVPKILYFTPRDQMVTQRRYLRHPCGPACRRTLTHNFSKLRGHNPLSKPLLCGWARLTSRARGRKEIVYKTPCGRILRSIAEVHCYLRVTQSEMTVDLFDFNHMVRCLAEFNVDCKPDPADLSKDLQERRCCTNIFILPGLEQVPIPVINGVNNDMLDFCHYSTKRVPMEGVHINCEPEFLCGCDCEDDCIDKTKCSCWKLTLEGAKYLGKDVDPNSVGYIYRRLQDQVITGIYECNSRCKCGPTCLNRVVQNPMSLKLQVFRTHNRGWGIRSLNDVPQGTFICIYAGTLHTEAMANEDGMAYGDEYFAELDYIETVEKYKEDYEAEVLEDEEDEDLDDATSKTSKSGGRLTPDFEEEEIMRGVNAKNRRYSDDNDFVCTTKVAGQETGIRTRLRRRNDDDKDTKDPKDAKDSKEVKNTKEVKESKEMKNTKDMKDSKEVKDVKDTKDIKDAKVKEPVVIKQEVTTEINMKAIESLQTDIDTVTISDDEDEGREVLSFNPKSGTTDLDEKSKYNSVRDLFGPNEEVYIMDAKTSGNIGRFLNHSCSPNVFVQNVFVDTQDPRFPWVAFFSSQFIRAGTELTWNYNYDIGSVPGRVLYCHCGSLECKGRLL; encoded by the exons atgcAGGAAGATGAGGATTTGATGGAGATCGATGATACAATCCATAACGCACCGATAATCGAACAAAAGCCGCTAGAATTGAATACGCCCGTCTCAA GCAAACAAGGGACAAACGATGTGGTAGTGTTGGACGACGATGAGGAGGAAGGTGCCAAACAACTGACGCCAATAAACAACAATGAAACAATCATAGATTTAATACAGGAGACAAGACGATGCATCAATTCGTCCTGCGAGGGCAAAACGAAAGACTACATCATCGCCCCCGACTTTTGCCTCATCTACTACAAAGTGAAACCGTCGAAAAACATAGTCGAGGAAATTTGCCATGACTGTTACACCCAAGCC GTGATTGCGTACGATAAATTGGCGATGAACGCGGCCGAAGGCAAATGCGTTTTGAGCGTCAACCTACCTTTGATCAATGAGACACTGCAAATTGATGATTCCGATGAGGAAGATGGAAATATCAATGATTTGGTTGAATACATTGATGAGGAGAGTGCACAGTTCATCAAGGATAATTTGGATTTGGTTATCGATGAGGCTTTGAATAAGTATGACATTGAAAGTTTGGCACATCGAGAAGTGGAGTTTGTTGAAGACAGCACCCTCAATATAGAAA ATCAGATATCTGAAATAAGCTTCAAAGTAAAGGACCTACGCCAGAGCTTTGATACAATCCAAATtgatttgtataaaaagttCAGTCCCAACGGACGTGAACTGAAAGGGCTCACGATCATCGATGACTTTTCCTGTTCGTCTGGTACAATCACTAGATATG attcgGCTCCGCCCAAACCGACGGTACAAAAGCCGCCGAACCCTCAGCAGAAGCCATTGCAACAACAGCCGGCGCAGTCGGCCATTAGGGTGACGACGGTGCCGGGCACGGTGTCGGCGCCGTCGAGGAAGAGTGCCCGCCACCACAAGCCGGTGTCGTACGCCGAACTGGACGACCCGGGCAACGCCGACAGTCCTAGGGTGACCGACAAACTGGAGGAGCTGGCGGAGAAGATCGAGCCGCCTCCCGGTCTGCCCAATTTCGGGCCGATGGAAAAGCCGCCGGCGAAACAGGGCGACATTTACTACGTGGTCAGGGAGCAGAATCCATCCGGGCCGTGGATACGGGCGCGTTTGAGCACCTCCATACCTGTTG GGCAGGAGGTCAACGGGAACGTTTACGATGACGTGCACTACAGGCTGACGGAGCTGAAGCAGCAGCGGGATCGAATCGTCAACGGCAAACAAATTGCGTACATGACCCCCAGTTCGGTGCGTCTTGTTATTGGTACCAGGGTTTTGGCTATGTTCACTGAAGAAACGAAAAAGCAGAATCATCCGTATTACCCCGGAATTGTCGGGGAGTCGCCTCACATAGGCAACAAATATAG atatttaatattcttcgaCATCGGATACGCTCAGTATGTTAATCACGAAAACGTACATTTAATCTTCGAATCCAGCAAGAACGTGTGGGAGGACATGAAAGACGATTCGAGGTCGTTCATAAAGAAGTACATAGAGAGTCAGGACAGGCCAATGGTGAAGCTGGCCAAGGACCAAACTGTACGAGTGGAATACAATGGGAAATGGTGGTTGTGCACGGTCAAACATGTGGACTGTTCATTGGCGACGGTGCATTTCGAACACCTGAATCGTACGGAGACAATTTATCGAGGTTCGATGAGATTGAGTCCGATGTTCAGGGAGGAACAGGCCGCCACTAACAGACACAGTGGGATACGTGCATCAAGAAAGGCCGGTCCA AACGAGTCTGCGACCGTCGTTCAGTACCGGAGGACCGACGAGTATCCGTCGACGATCGTCGACGACTCGCCGACCAAAGAGAACGACAATCCGGTGAGGGCGGTCGCTCGCAAGAGCACGACGCCCCGCCCACTGAGCGCGAACAGCCTCGAACACGCCCGGCCTTTCTTACCGCCGCTTATTAACACCGCCCTCGGTCCCACCTCGAAGATCATGGTAAGGGAACAAGTAGTTCCGAAAATCTTG TACTTCACGCCCAGGGACCAAATGGTGACGCAGCGGAGGTACTTGCGGCATCCGTGCGGTCCTGCGTGTCGCAGGACGTTGACGCACAATTTTTCCAAGCTGCGCGGGCACAATCCGTTGTCGAAGCCGTTGCTGTGCGGCTGGGCCAGGCTGACATCACGGGCTAGGGGCAGGAAGGAGATAGTATACAAGACCCCCTGTGGCAGGATTCTGCGCAGTATTGCTGAG GTGCACTGCTACTTGAGGGTGACTCAGAGCGAAATGACTGTAGATCTGTTTGACTTTAACCACATGGTCCGGTGTTTGGCCGAGTTTAACGTCGATTGCAAGCCGGATCCAGCCGATTTATCTAAAG aCTTACAAGAAAGAAGATGctgtacaaacatttttattttgccagGGCTTGAACAAGTGCCAATACCTGTGATAAACGGCGTCAACAATGACATGCTAGACTTTTGTCATTACTCCACGAAACGTGTACCGATGGAAGGCGTACACATAAATTGCGAGCCGGAATTCCTGTGCGGCTGCGACTGCGAAGACGACTGCATC GACAAGACGAAGTGCTCGTGCTGGAAACTGACGTTGGAGGGTGCCAAATATCTGGGCAAAGACGTGGACCCCAACTCGGTGGGATACATATACAGACGGCTGCAGGACCAGGTGATAACGGGCATATACGAGTGCAATTCGCGTTGCAAATGCGGACCCACCTGTTTGAATCGCGTCGTCCAGAATCCGATGTCGCTGAAGCTGCAGGTGTTCCGCACCCACAATCGCGGCTGGGGCATCAGGAGTTTGAACGACGTGCCGCAGGGCACGTTCATTTGTATTTATGCCGGCACCTTGCACACTGAGGCTATGGCCAATGAG GATGGAATGGCCTACGGCGACGAATACTTCGCTGAACTAGACTACATAGAAACGGTGGAGAAATACAAGGAGGACTACGAGGCGGAGGTGTTGGAAGACGAAGAAGACGAGGACTTGGACGACGCCACGTCGAAAACGTCGAAGTCCGGTGGTAGGTTGACTCCCGATTTCGAGGAGGAGGAAATAATGCGGGGGGTTAACGCGAAGAACCGACGGTACAGCGACGACAACGACTTCGTATGCACCACCAAGGTGGCCGGACAGGAGACCGGCATTAGGACCAGGTTGAGGAGGAGGAACGACGACGACAAGGATACGAAGGATCCAAAGGATGCGAAGGATTCCAAGGAGGTGAAGAACACAAAGGAAGTGAAGGAATCCAAGGAGATGAAGAACACAAAGGATATGAAGGATAGCAAAGAGGTGAAGGATGTAAAGGACACAAAGGATATCAAAGATGCAAAAGTAAAGGAGCCAGTCGTGATCAAACAAGAGGTCACCACCGAAATCAACATGAAGGCAATAGAATCACTGCAAACAGACATAGATACCGTCACCATCAGTGACGACGAAGATG aGGGAAGAGAAGTGCTGAGCTTCAATCCCAAATCGGGCACGACAGATCTGGACGAGAAATCCAAATACAACTCGGTGAGAGACCTATTTGGACCAAACGAAGAGGTTTACATAATGGATGCCAAAACTTCTGGAAACATCGGAAGATTCCTGAAC CATTCCTGTTCTCCAAACGTTTTCGTACAGAACGTGTTTGTGGACACTCAAGATCCAAGATTTCCTTGGGTGGCGTTTTTCAGTTCGCAGTTTATTAGGGCTGGTACTGAACTGACTTGGAATTACAACTATGATATCGGTAGCGTTCCTGGTAGAGTCCTCTATTGTCATTGTGGTTCTCTAGAATGTAAAGGACGTTTGCTCTAA